A portion of the Betta splendens chromosome 2, fBetSpl5.4, whole genome shotgun sequence genome contains these proteins:
- the spag17 gene encoding sperm-associated antigen 17 isoform X1, translating into MAPKAAQKDRGSAQKEKGSNQKDRGSAQKEKGSNQKDRGSAQKSSAAAGAAANKNWEAGLVRAQLEEDSWPACVCFVLGSSPADEELVQVLASLFQRHRYRRFTMLNWDNTLAKIHELGNPKAKKPDNTPLFYEVTESAKVLLDAGQDIPCELMAKILKFQLLQIKAVDQQRQEAEKINTGDCLDYSNEKKTKLKRRDDVDTPKFRDEEPDIGPTHLVLVLGFYQPQLIVALDAIGVHVADVIKLCSERRQTPELHQEQHASGDSEQSLEASPVLDSDSARQEQAAQARRLHLFWSGLRPVLDSAPMNSKLHDVALLSYTVPVVLPCSHTQDPKAVLELGNQILEGVAHMISDCLVWRRQHQHYLDNLRLISVPALVKLDSQLLEAVPVSLPRVSMTVSARVKSVQEENPPQEAKLHPVGTEVDMRYYSNLLDLVSPEACSVPLLLGCMLEQVEMSTEQPVTEKPKPYDGPWLDPGVVSYMLQSFQPLVATEEERRSVLGGFLPLVKSQDDKKRLAQMFEANPAQKTPEHPVIVRHHDERALRLKDVSAVEGFDPAEVELSVMMLSPAWRLIESLAHEENRNSCWMAIKQQLQHYCTVDMVSWADVERLLHQSVLESMTLTSLDQNGVLLRSAGPLGALEPALQQTIIPWDNPPDYAQQQLHNLRTKGLTFLSEDPINTKNFSQRVGSCVDLSDIQSCRLRSLFDWHYSEWHSATVFPQVLQRASEQYCCLDTFRGSHRNVFYIFCHNPMSPHRQCKEFWDVSLHTDVKFRKYLEHVADAISDWTKEEELKREERRTVWSPTDEKTSEASKEMDTLETVIRENSLKAWKLEQECLKMEEQTKKVKKESAPKGKPPSEVDRSDNKRSKTLSPEKKSRSEMAGSADKSISTPAPPVEETKEPHQNEEAFKHFTGYRMDGKLIHVSGRLQHLFPSDGGHISVENISFVEGSSLVKLAVRKDGHHFYTHINQCIVDSVTPPTQRETSDIQKDCKESVEMKMVKQGSLSAVLNNGIHLSFSFYGPTGECIVNAQEAGGAIPESSTAVPVTPTQTADSQVQPSEFQVSHMQEKNTKESINFAVCDKQTTSLSKPFTSLNLSLPTGLLLQVLREDPEGQYLHQRHRFTQTGVSSEELGMLVRQSFPLCATGAVTPPQDPSLYKELSRLVTSQGAVIRTMRDGSTEVLFADGSVSFSQDCGPVWVPDSEVEETSQEAEDNKKEQSSSTDAQRGCWTTTTPSGARICTVGTTHKHIPISPLLAYKATDPITNEVMLSREDLVVSVQNPDGSLIVEHTDGTRITSMIQNSPHILLHTGDRAESVTLKSTSECVCGCAECVCVTRCADSINEKMHIQSSCDTGEHRDSTETAHDKDSVGQACAKSESELICDEGAQSSASNGDKGVSIVKRNECEDEEESESTKERVFVVEKEGYATVVMYPERHTAHVFLADGTAVTGNNQGEYQVFPSNTGLLHVRSDGKCVYTSDSLTTPSPKSGTPTTLPGSYTFSHSDSVICDITDHDGNHFQVTEDGQVSVLNFSPASSSIKLDEEELEEEEREMAGTPVKHREHCPRLFVLHEDGSATELLSSQAVEELLYQACCDPAIAVLKEPLPDTQDEFGITILKPSHQSVWSKWLLGKQNPDITPPNLRNRGWNDFPRGETKTLGSPFGTNMGRGLTLSERFGCTTAPCPSVRSCPKVLEMRELYQHRPLTTPLKNTIDTRLKEYIEGLMEREQRSEEIKVKDPRTEEETARASEMLSLVLSFAEEEDKGPTFDKMSPEDLASLYSKGVRAEQSDVSEDTVTSASDSFTKREESKWAGNLSQYSRQELLEEKVCREALRKKNIVPYFHAENATMFQDLLQQQVPDMKALSMNLPPTPKSDSVELFLIDAPQDTARPLNATPSKSASSSAAALHRPPEKRLSNPTPQATGERHLRSSSVPFKSVQVDVTGKPRKTKVRLPASILSSKPHSEPNQQFLSLEEPVRRKCRAVSLMDAGVVVRGFVLLPPSVDFGMLQEGTSSDMTVLMKNVGVDTCRFHVKQPPSATGLRVIYNPGPVAAGLHVELKVQLFAICGVEAGVVEPKTRISQDVTIRTETDILYLPVTATVLSESLYELWVKDHTRARRGCRLKKRATHT; encoded by the exons ATGGCACCCAAAGCGGCACAGAAGGACAGGGGTTCGGCCCAGAAAGAGAAGGGCTCGAACCAGAAGGACAGGGGTTCGGCCCAGAAAGAGAAGGGCTCGAACCAGAAGGACAGGGGTTCGGCCCAGAAGTCCAGCGCTGCCGCAGGTGCAGCTGCGAACAAGAACTGGGAGGCTGGTCTCGTCAGAGCTCAGCTTGAAGAA GACTCGTGgccggcctgtgtgtgttttgtgcttgGGAGCAGTCCAGCGGATGAGGAACTGGTCCAGGTTCTGGCTTCGCTCTTTCAGCGACATCGATACAGACGCTTCACCATGTTAAACTGGGACAACACACTTGCCAAG ATTCATGAACTAGGGAACCCCAAAGCAAAAAAACCTGACAATACCCCACTGTTCTATGAG GTGACGGAGTCTGCGAAGGTGCTGCTGGATGCAGGACAGGATATTCCCTGTGAATTGATGGCAAAAATACTGAAATTCCAGCTGCTACAAATTAAAGCTGTTGACCAGCAGAGACAAGAAGCTGAGAAG ATAAACACTGGAGACTGCCTGGATTATTCCAATGAGAAGAAGACCAAGCTGAAACGCAGGGACGACGTTGATACGCCTAAGTTTAGAG ATGAGGAGCCAGACATTGGTCCTACACACTTGGTCCTGGTTCTTGGATTCTACCAGCCCCAGCTGATCGTTGCCCTTGACGCCATAGGTGTACATGTAGCTGATGTCATTAAACTGTGTTCAGAGCGAAGACAGACGCCTGAGTTGCATCAGGAACAACACGCTTCTGGTGACAGTGAGCAGAGTCTGGAGGCATCTCCAGTTTTGGACTCGG ACTCAGCCAGGCAGGAGCAGGCTGCACAGGCCAGGAGGTTGCATCTGTTCTGGTCAGGTCTGAGGCCAGTTTTGGATAGTGCACCAATGAACTCTAAGCTCCACGATGTGGCTCTGCTCAGCTACACTGTCCCTGTTGTCTTACCTTGCTCACACACTCAGGACCCCAAAGCTGTG CTGGAGTTGGGAAACCAAATATTAGAGGGTGTTGCCCATATGATCTCTGACTGCCTTGTCTGGCGCAGGCAACATCAACACTACCTAGACAACCTCAGACTCATCAGTGTTCCTGCACTTGTGAAGTTGGATTCTCAGCTTTTGGAG GCCGTGCCTGTTTCTTTGCCCAGAGTCTCCATGACTGTAAGCGCCAGGGTAAAATCAGTGCAGGAGGAAAATCCACCACAAG AAGCCAAGTTACATCCTGTCGGTACTGAGGTGGACATGCGTTACTATAGCAACCTATTGGACCTGGTTTCCCCTGAAGCCTGCTCAGTGCCTCTTCTGTTGGGCTGTATGCTGGAGCAG GTAGAGATGTCCACAGAGCAGCCGGTCACTGAGAAGCCTAAACCTTATGATGGACCCTGGTTGGACCCTGGTGTGGTCAGCTACATGCTGCAAAGCTTCCAGCCTCTGGTGGCcacagaagaggagagaagaagcgTGTTAGGAGGTTTCCTGCCTCTGGTGAAGAGTCAGGACGACAAGAAG AGATTGGCGCAGATGTTTGAAGCAAACCCTGCTCAGAAGACGCCGGAGCATCCTGTCATTGTCAGACACCATGATGAGAGAGCACTACGTCTGAAGGACGTCAGT GCAGTGGAGGGCTTTGATCCAGCAGAGGTGGAGTTGTCTGTGATGATGCTGTCTCCTGCGTGGCGCCTGATCGAGTCTCTAGCTCATGAGGAAAACAGAAACTCCTGTTGGATGGCAATCAAACAGCAGCTACAACACTACTGCACAGTTG ATATGGTGTCATGGGCTGATGTGGAGCGCCTGCTTCATCAGAGTGTACTGGAGTCTATGACGCTGACCAGTCTGGACCAGAACGGTGTGCTCCTGAGAAGCGCAGGCCCTCTGGGAGCACTGGAACCAGCTCTACAGCAGACAATAATCCCCTGGGACAACCCACCAGACTATGcccaacagcagctccacaacCTCAGAACTAAAG GTCTAACATTTCTCAGTGAGGATCCCATTAACACAAAG AATTTCAGCCAGAGAGTAGGCAGCTGCGTGGACCTGTCCGACATtcagagctgcaggctgaggtCTCTGTTTGACTGGCACTATTCTGAATGGCACAGTGCTACTGTCTTCCCACAG GTTCTCCAGCGGGCCTCTGAACAATACTGCTGCTTAGACACATTCAGAGGAAGTCATAGGAacgtgttttacattttttgccACAATCCCATGAGTCCTCATCGCCAGTGCAAGGAATTCTGGGATGTATCTCTTCACACTGACGTCAAGTTCAG AAAGTACTTGGAGCATGTGGCAGATGCTATTTCAGACTGGACTAAAGAGGAGGAATTAAAGAGGGAAGAAAGAAGGACAGTTTGGTCTCCAACAG ATGAAAAGACTTCAGAGGCTTCAAAGGAGATGGATACTTTGGAAACCGTCATAAGAGAAAACTCCCTCAAA GCCtggaagctggagcaggagtgTCTAAAGATGGAGGAACAgactaaaaaagtaaaaaaggagAGCGCACCAAAAGGCAAACCGCCATCTGAGGTGGATAGGTCAGACAACAAGAGGAGTAAAACATTATCTCCAGAGAAGAAGAGTAGATCAGAAATGGCAGGAAGCGCAGACAAGTCTATTTCTACTCCAGCGCCCCCAGTGGAGGAAACGAAAGAGCCGCATCAGAATGAGGAGGCCTTTAAG CATTTTACAGGCTATCGCATGGATGGAAAGTTGATCCATGTGTCAGGTCGTCTCCAGCATCTTTTCCCTTCAGATGGAGGCCACATCAGTGTGGAGAACATCAGCTTTGTTGAAG GTTCAAGCCTTGTGAAACTCGCTGTGAGAAAAGACGGTCatcatttttacacacacatcaacCAGTGTATTGTTGATTCTGTAACACCTCCCACTCAGAGAGAGACTAGTGATATACAGAAGGACTGTAAAG AGTCGGTGGAGATGAAAATGGTAAAGCAGGGCTCTCTCTCAGCGGTGCTAAATAACGGAATCCACCTGTCATTCAGTTTCTACGGACCCACGGGGGAATGCATAG TGAATGCACAAGAGGCTGGAGGGGCAATCCCAGAATCCTCCACTGCTGTTCCTgtcactcccacacagacagcagacagTCAGGTCCAACCTTCAGAGTTCCAGGTTTCACacatgcaggaaaaaaacacaaaagaaagcATAAAT TTCGCCGTGTGTGACAAGCAGACAACATCATTATCCAAACCATTCACCAGCCTCAACCTGTCACTTCCTACTGGTTTACTGCTACAGGTTCTGAGAGAGGACCCTGAAGGCCAGTACCTTCACCAAAGACACAGGTTTACGCAAACAG GAGTGTCCTCAGAGGAGCTGGGTATGCTGGTGAGACAGAGCTTTCCTCTCTGTGCTACAGGAGCAGTGACGCCCCCTCAGGACCCCTCCCTCTACAAAGAACTATCTCGTCTTGTCACCAGTCAGGGAGCTGTGATCCGGACAATGAGAGACGGGTCCACGGAG gtccTGTTTGCAGATGGCTCAGTTAGCTTTAGCCAGGACTGTGGTCCAGTGTGGGTGCCTGACTCTGAAGTTGAAGAGACTtcccaggaggctgaggacaaCAAGAAAG AGCAAAGCTCAAGTACGGATGCCCAGAGAGGTTGTTGGACAACTACGACTCCATCTGGGGCTCGCATCTGCACTGTAGggaccacacacaaacacatacccATCAGTCCTCTTCTTGCTTATAAGGCTACAGACCCCATCACCAATGAG GTGATGCTGAGTCGAGAGGATCTAGTAGTATCCGTCCAGAACCCAGATGGCTCACTCATTGTGGAGCACACAGATGGAACCCGGATCACCAGCATGATCCAAAATAGCCCACACATCCTGCTGCACACAG GAGATCGGGCTGAGAGTGTGACCCTTAAGTCCACTTCTGAATGTGTATGCGGTTGcgccgagtgtgtgtgtgtcacaaggTGTGCAGACAGCATTAATGAGAAAATGCACATCCAGAGTAGCTGTGACACTGGGGAGCACAGGGACAGCACGGAAACAGCACATGACAAGGACAGCGTGGGACAAGCCTGTGcaaagtctgagtctgagcttaTCTGTGATGAAGGCGCTCAAAGCAGTGCATCTAATGGAGACAAGGGTGTTTCTATAGTTAAGAGGAATGaatgtgaggatgaggaggagagcgagtcAACCAAGGAGCGAGTGTTtgtggtggagaaggagggcTATGCCACTGTGGTGATGTATCCAGAGCGACACACAGCTCATGTGTTTTTAGCTGATGGAACTGCCGTCACTGGAAACAACCAAGGAGAATATCAG GTTTTCCCATCTAATACCGGGCTGTTGCACGTCCGAAGTGATGGGAAGTGTGTTTACACGTCTGACTCGCTTACAACCCCCAGTCCAAAGAGCGGTACccctaccaccctcccaggaaGCTACACCTTCAGTCACTCTGATTCAGTGATCTGTGACATTACAGACCATGATGGAAACCACTTCCAG GTGACTGAGGACGGGCAGGTATCAGTCCTGAATTTCAGTCCTGCTTCAAGCTCCATTAAACTTGATGAGGaagagttggaggaggaggagagagaaatggCTGGGACTCCTGTAAAACACAGAGAACACTGTCCAAG GTTATTTGTGTTGCATGAGGATGGATCAGCTACTGAACTGCTGAGCTCTcaggctgtggaggagctgctctaTCAGGCGTGTTGTGACCCTGCCATAGCCGTGCTGAAGGAACCACTGCCAGACACACAAG ATGAATTTGGCATTACCATCTTGAAGCCCAGCCATCAGAGCGTGTGGTCCAAGTGGTTGCTAGGGAAACAAAATCCTGACATCACCCCTCCCAACCTCAGAAACCGTGGCTGGAATGACTTCCCTAGAGGAGAG ACGAAGACCCTGGGTTCTCCATTTGGTACCAACATGGGTCGAGGTTTGACTCTAAGCGAGAGGTTTGGTTGTACCACAGCACCGTGTCCATCTGTCAGAAGTTGCCCTAAAGTCCTGGAGATGAGGGAGCTTTACCAGCACAGGCCACTTACCACACCCCTCAAAAACACTATAGACACACGACTAAAG GAATATATAGAAGGTTTGATGGAGCGGGAGCAACGATCAGAGGAGATCAAAGTCAAAGACCCCCGCACTGAGGAAGAGACCGCCCGTGCAAGCGAGATGCTCAGCCTAGTCCTG TCTTTTGCAGAGGAAGAGGATAAAGGCCCGACCTTTGACAAGATGTCTCCTG aggatCTTGCCAGTCTCTACAGCAAAGGAGTCAGAGCTGAGCAGTCAGATGTCTCAGAAGACACAGTCACATCAGCTAGTGACAG TTTTACAAAGAGAGAAGAGTCAAAATGGGCTGGAAATCTTTCACAGTACAG CAGGCAGGAGTTGCTTGAGGAGAAGGTTTGTAGAGAGGCCTTGAGGAAGAAAAACATTGTTCCTTATTTCCACGCCGAAAATGCCACAATGTTCCAG GATCTTCTACAACAACAAGTGCCAGACATGAAGGCTCTCTCCATGAATCTCCCTCCGACCCCCAAATCAGACAGTGTTGAGTTGTTCCTGATAGATGCCCCACAAGACA cgGCACGGCCCTTAAACGCAACACCCTCCAAATCAGCAAG tagcagtgcagcagcactCCACAGGCCTCCTGAAAAAAGACTCTCAAACCCCACACCACAGGCGACCG GTGAAAGGCATTTGAGGAGTTCATCTGTCCCATTCAAGTCAGTCCAAGTGGATGTGACTGGGAAACCTCGGAAAACTAAAGTCCGCCTACCGGCCTCCATCCTCAGCTCCAAACCCCACAGTGAACCAAACCAGCAG TTCCTGTCACTGGAGGAGCCGGTGAGGAGGAAATGCCGAGCGGTTTCTCTGATGGATGCGGGCGTCGTGGTGAGGGGCTTCGTCCTCCTCCCGCCCAGCGTTGACTTCGGCATGCTGCAGGAGGGCACCTCCTCAGACATGACTGTGCTGATGAAGAACGTGGGCGTTGACACCTGCAG GTTCCATGTGAAGCAGCCTCCTTCTGCGACAGGCCTGCGGGTCATCTACAACCCTGGGCCT GTGGCTGCAGGTCTGCATGTTGAACTGAAGGTCCAGCTGTTCGCCATATGTGGAGTGGAAGCAGGAGTAGTGGAGCCAAAGACACGCATCTCCCAGGACGTCACCATCCGTACGGAGACAGACATCCTCTACCTGCCCGTCACTGCGA CCGTCCTGTCTGAGAGCCTGTACGAGCTCTGGGTTAAAGATCACACCAGAGCACGGAGAGGCTGCAGGCTGAAGAAgagggccacacacacatga